The genomic region ATTCCAAGCCGGACAAACGCTCTTAGAACGGGGTGGGTCACGGAATCGTAGTCTAAAATATCGAAATTTATCAGGATAATGTTCTTGATTTGATACCGGGTATACAAATACCATGCACGCTTCCATTCCAAATCCCAAAACACGTTTCTCTCATTGTTTGAAAAGAGCATTAAAACAAATTTGCTGCGTCCCATACAATCAGCAATTTCATCTTCATACGGAATACCTACATTGAAATCTCTAGCTGGGATACAAACGCGGTAACCGTCCTGTTCAAGTGCTGGAAGTAATCCATGCATGATCCACTTATTTATCTCGTCAGTTGTTTcatcatatgatatataaacatcataGTACATATCTGGGTATGTCTTATATTTGCTTCTTAGAGTACGGAATAACAGGTAAATCTCGTACTTAAATACCTTCACGATCAACGAAATCCCCAAGATAAGAGTTGACAATACTGCCAGAGTAACCGCAATCCAAGTCGGCAGCATCGACGCTTTACTACAATCTAGCAATTCTTCTGTTACTACCTCAGCAGCCTCCTTAGTACTGCGTTCGGTCTGGCACCAGAAGTTATTTATGGTTCCTTTTTGGTTCTCATGCATTTTTATCCATTCTCCATACCATGTATTGCTACAATTGCAGTTAATTGTGAGTTCTCcaaaaatgaaaatgcttgGTTTTAAGTAACGTATATCTTCAGGTAGATAATTGATTTTCGTGTTTCCTCGTAAGTCTACTTCTGTTGCATTCTGTAGTTGATTAACAGCGCGTCCCTCAATCGTAGTTATAGAGTTGTTGGATAAGACTAACTTCCGGGTTAGGTTAAGGTATCCTCGCCACTCTAAGCTGGATATAATGTTATTGTCTAGATATATCTCAAGGGGATGATCATTTCTGGGAACGTGTTTAGGCATCATATCAAGTCCATGCCCTGAGCAATTTACGACCACACGATCTCTGCTTGGCTGTTTATAGCAATAACAATTGTAAGGACAACCTTTAGTTTGTGGTATATCACATATAAACAGATCGTACTGCTTATTCCGTATCAGTTCTGGTATAGACCGATGGCGTAGTTGCTCTGGGGAGAAGCAGTACATATCATAATAACTTCTCCATACCACCTGAAGGGCAGATTCTGCCAACTGAAAGAATGGCTCCATTCTACAATCACATCGGAAGGAAGCATCACGCAAGTCTATACGATAAGAATATATCTTCCCGAAGACTTTAAGGTCAGCAAAACCAAGATTTAGAAAGTCGATGACGCCAGAAATGCTGTTTTCAGTCAAGTCGACGAAACCACCTTGTACGATTTCATCGTCCGCTGTCAAAGTCCATCCAGCTTCGTTAACGATATTTTCAATGTTGTTATGTCTGTAATCAAGGTTACAAAAATGTCGATTGATGGTGACATTCGTCACGTCAACCTCTGATAGATTATTGCCCTCCAGCTGAATGTTTAGTATAGAAGACTTTTGATGAGACCAGGAATAGGGTTCTATGTAGCTTATCTTGTTATTTGCCAAATTTAGGTTGCGCAGTGACACAAGTCCTCGGAATGTACGATTATAGATGAACGATACTTGGTTCTCACTCAAATCTAATGTATCCAATGTAGTAAGACACGATATATTTcctatttcatttatattgttCCCACTTAACCACCGTTAGactttagggggggggggggggggcattacATTCCAATTTGTTGTTAAGCATCatttgggagggggggggggggggtcatatTCTATATGAATAGGAGGCTGTTGTTACCCGTGGGGCTCGAGtggtggggccccaaaaggggaacatTTCTGTTTAAAACCCCTCCTCCTAAACCGTTCTGTTGATTATAACAGAATTTGGGGACACAGGGATGGGGTCCCGAAAAGGGAAACATCATAAGAGGATGggaataacaatttatataaatgggTCAGGTCCGTCCCCTGGGGAAAGAAGGCCGGGGCCTCTAAAATAAGAACTTAGcttaaatattgctttaaatcgctaccTCTCCTGAATGTCTTAACTTAGttcaaccatatttagtatgaaacagtatttaaaataatttttttaaaataaagcaTTACCTAATCtgttttcatgaaaatgtaTCAGTAATTTTTGAGATCACACATCATATTCATCACTATTACGAATTTCTCATCCAAATAACAATGCATATGTATTTTGACCCACAACAAATAGAGCATTATTGCAATGAGATCAGTATAGTGTTAACGGCTTTCGAGTCTTTTTATGTGTGAAAGCCAGTGACCTGTACCAAGTATTGCATCCTCTCTTGAGTATTTCAACTTTCCTAAGGAGTCTACCTTCAAGGCGCCAAGGGTTATATCCCCCTTCTAAGTGCATACGTGCCCCGATGGTTATACAAGGGGAATCCCCGAATATGTTTTCCTCAGTTAGGTTTACCTGTAGTGTTCCTAATTACTTAACGGCGAATTGAATTACAATTGAATAATAGAAGCAGGCCATTTTTAGATATTTCCATTGTGGCAGgttgtatatgtgtactgttgATTTTTTCATTacctacatgtaacatgtaatgtgcaAGGCGTATTAAAAGAGACATGAACATTCCTTCTGACGTCAACGTATGAttagaaataaattgaaatggatattttgaggaaaaaaacatgtatttatagtaacagaaTCAGCAGGATGTCACACACTAGAATTGAACATAATATATTgagaaaaataatttgattttaatacaaaatatgattttgataaaaGGCAAAGGCCCACATACATTCTTCggtttttgtaatatttttcatggattttttttaatgcaatTTTGGAAGGA from Pecten maximus chromosome 11, xPecMax1.1, whole genome shotgun sequence harbors:
- the LOC117338432 gene encoding slit homolog 2 protein-like → MKMSELEPLHVEYTKIQGSAVLRGRYDIKSKLEHEAGYLGALPDNICQYQLLVYVDLSGNKIKEIGNISCLTKLDTLGKISERVYLSENQVSFIYNRTFRGLVSLRNLNLANNKISYIEPYSWSHQKSSILNIQLEGNNLSEVDVTNVTINRHFCNLDYRHNNIENIVNEAGWTLTADDEIVQGGFVDLTENSISGVIDFLNLGFADLKVFGKIYSYRIDLRDASFRCDCRMEPFFQLAESALQVVWRSYYDMYCFSPEQLRHRSIPELIRNKQYDLFICDIPQTKGCPYNCYCYKQPSRDRVVVNCSGHGLDMMPKHVPRNDHPLEIYLDNNIISSLEWRGYLNLTRKLVLSNNSITTIEGRAVNQLQNATEVDLRGNTKINYLPEDIRYLKPSIFIFGELTINCNCSNTWYGEWIKMHENQKGTINNFWCQTERSTKEAAEVVTEELLDCSKASMLPTWIAVTLAVLSTLILGISLIVKVFKYEIYLLFRTLRSKYKTYPDMYYDVYISYDETTDEINKWIMHGLLPALEQDGYRVCIPARDFNVGIPYEDEIADCMGRSKFVLMLFSNNERNVFWDLEWKRAWYLYTRYQIKNIILINFDILDYDSVTHPVLRAFVRLGMSLDFANMKQSLITDIKKKLGCSRRRNRRLKN